TTTTACCGGGGGCCTTGGTCCTACAAAGGATGATTTGACGAAGGAGACAATCGCTTTGCATCTTGGGAAAAAGCTTGTCTTTGATGAAGATGCTCTCCATTCAATCGAGCAATACTTTGTGCGTTCTAAGCGCACGATGACAGAAAATAACAAGAAGCAGGCGCTAGTACTGGAAGGCTCCCGCATACTTGCAAATGATCATGGAATGGCGCCTGGAATGTTCCTTGAAAAAGACAGCCGTTTCTACATGCTCCTTCCTGGTCCGCCTAAGGAAATGCAGCCAATGTTCGATGTATACGGCTATCAGGCACTGCAGGAAAAGCTGACAACAAAAGAGCTTATCGTCTCAAGAGTGCTGCGCTTTTTCGGCATAGGAGAATCGCTGCTGGAAACAGAAATTGTTGATTTGATTGATAAGCAGTCAAATCCGACAATCGCACCGCTGGCTGGCGAAGGGGAAGTCACTCTCCGCATAACATGCAAGCATGATTCACAAGAGGAAGCAGAGCGTTTAATTGATGCTGCTGAAACAGAGATTTTTGAACGTGTCGGCGAATTCTTCTATGGGTATGATGACACGACTCTTGCTAAAGAGCTTTCTAAGGAATTAGAGAAACACGGACTGACTGTCGCTGCGGCCGAAAGCCTCACCGGCGGATTGTTCCAGCAGGAAATGACGAACATCCCAGGAGCAGGCGTTGTTTTTGGCGGTGGAGTGGTCTGCTATACGAATGAAGTGAAGCAAAATGTTCTTTCTGTTAAGGAAGAGACTATTAAGAAACACGGTGTTGTAAGTGAGCAGTGTGCAATCGAACTGGCTGAAAACGTCGCTAAACTGATTGGCACAGATATCGGAATCAGCTTCACAGGAGTCGCTGGTCCTGATGAGTTAGAAGGGCATCCGGTTGGAACTGTTTATATCGGAATTGCTGTGAAAGGAAAACCGACTATTTCAGAAAAGCTTCTTCTTGGAGGAGGACGTTCGGCAAACAGAAGCAGATCGTCAAAATACGGACAATTTTTCCTGCTTAAAGAATTGAAGAAGCTGTAATTAGCACTCCTGGCTCGTTTCTTAGTTATGGTGCAGCATTTTAAAAAAAACGAATGAATGTTCTACTTTTTGCTGTACAAACTCGGAGAAAAAGAGTATATTTAATATATATTCTTGAACACCAAATGAATCTGCCGAATGGGAAATGATTCATTTTTATATATTAAAGGAGGAGAATTTTTTGAGCGATCGTCAAGCTGCTTTAGAAATGGCATTAAAACAAATAGAGAAACAATTTGGTAAAGGTAGTATCATGAAATTAGGAGAACAGACAGACCGGGTTGTCTCCACTATTCCGAGCGGTTCATTAGCATTGGATGCAGCACTTGGGGTTGGCGGATATCCACGAGGCCGTATTATTGAAACCTATGGTCCTGAAAGCTCAGGTAAAACGACTGTTGCTCTACATGCAATTGCAGAAGTTCAAGCAACTGGTGGACAAGCTGCATTTATCGATGCAGAGCATGCGTTAGACCCTGTTTACGCACAAAAGCTCGGTGTAAACATTGATGAGCTGCTTCTTTCTCAGCCGGATACGGGAGAACAAGCGCTTGAAATCGCGGAAGCATTGGTAAGAAGTGGTGCCGTTGATATCCTTGTTATCGATTCCGTTGCAGCACTTGTACCTAAAGCGGAAATTGAAGGAGAGATGGGTGATTCCCATGTTGGTTTGCAAGCTCGCTTGATGTCACAAGCGCTTCGTAAGCTTTCAGGTGCAATCAACAAATCGAAAACAATCGCGATTTTCATTAACCAGATTCGTGAAAAAGTCGGCGTTATGTTCGGAAACCCTGAAACAACACCAGGTGGCCGTGCATTGAAATTCTATTCAACTGTTCGCTTAGAAGTTCGCCGTGCTGAAACACTTAAACAAGGTACGGATATAGTCGGAAATAAAACGAAAATCAAAGTTGTGAAAAATAAAGTAGCACCGCCGTTCCGAGTTGCGGAAGTCGACATCATGTATGGAGAAGGTATATCCAAAGAAGGCGAGACAATTGATCTTGGTTCTGAGCTGGATATTGTTCAAAAGAGCGGATCTTGGTATTCTTATAATGATGAGCGTTTAGGCCAAGGCCGTGAAAATGCGAAGCTTTTCCTTAAAGAAAACAAAGATATTCTTCTTGAAATTCAGAAGAAGATTCGTGACCACTACGGTTTGGATAACGAAGTTGTCTTAAAACCAGGACAAGATGAAGAAGACCAAGAGTCTTTTGAATTAGTAGACTAACGTAAAGGATAGGATAGCGGTCACTAGACTGCTATCCTTTTTTCGTTATTTGAAAAACAGCTAAAGGTGCTGTTTAGGTATTTTTTTCCTGTCTATACTAGTAATACGAATCGATTTTATCTGAGGGTTGGGAATTAGAATCTATTCGTTTCGCAACAGTT
This DNA window, taken from Niallia sp. Man26, encodes the following:
- the recA gene encoding recombinase RecA, which produces MSDRQAALEMALKQIEKQFGKGSIMKLGEQTDRVVSTIPSGSLALDAALGVGGYPRGRIIETYGPESSGKTTVALHAIAEVQATGGQAAFIDAEHALDPVYAQKLGVNIDELLLSQPDTGEQALEIAEALVRSGAVDILVIDSVAALVPKAEIEGEMGDSHVGLQARLMSQALRKLSGAINKSKTIAIFINQIREKVGVMFGNPETTPGGRALKFYSTVRLEVRRAETLKQGTDIVGNKTKIKVVKNKVAPPFRVAEVDIMYGEGISKEGETIDLGSELDIVQKSGSWYSYNDERLGQGRENAKLFLKENKDILLEIQKKIRDHYGLDNEVVLKPGQDEEDQESFELVD
- a CDS encoding competence/damage-inducible protein A, producing the protein MNAEIIAVGSELLLGQIANTNAQYISKQLANLGVNVYYHTAVGDNSTRLEDAIKIAESRSDLLIFTGGLGPTKDDLTKETIALHLGKKLVFDEDALHSIEQYFVRSKRTMTENNKKQALVLEGSRILANDHGMAPGMFLEKDSRFYMLLPGPPKEMQPMFDVYGYQALQEKLTTKELIVSRVLRFFGIGESLLETEIVDLIDKQSNPTIAPLAGEGEVTLRITCKHDSQEEAERLIDAAETEIFERVGEFFYGYDDTTLAKELSKELEKHGLTVAAAESLTGGLFQQEMTNIPGAGVVFGGGVVCYTNEVKQNVLSVKEETIKKHGVVSEQCAIELAENVAKLIGTDIGISFTGVAGPDELEGHPVGTVYIGIAVKGKPTISEKLLLGGGRSANRSRSSKYGQFFLLKELKKL